The region AGCATCTATGGAACAATGGACTGGCAGTAGTGAAGGTGTGGAAGATTTTTTAAGCAATCCTGAAGTGGCTTTTGATGCTAATAATGCTATTGAAAGTATAGCAAATCAGCGTTGGGTACACCTTTATATGTTTGGTTATGAAGCCTGGTCCGAATGGAGAAGAACTGGGTATCCAAATGACCTGGTAGAGCCAAATGGAATGGCCGTGCCAACCCGCTTAAGCTACCCAGATAATGAGGCCTTTAATAACGAAGAAAATTACAATGATGCTATTGAGCGACAGTTTGGTGGTGATGATAGTATTTATGGTAATGTTTGGTGGGACGAATAAATCTTTATAAAAAACAATAACTTCAAATCTCCCGGCCTGCCCGGGAGATTTTAGTTTTAAATACTTTTAAAATGAGATATGTACTTATAATTTTCACTATTTTTCTATTCAGTTGTAAAAGTGCTGATATTTCTGAAGAAATTATTGATCGCCCAATTATTTTTAATGAAGAACGAAAGCAACTTAGCCTGGATTATTTAAAGGCACGTTACGATTTAGAACAATCGGCTCCCGAAATAATTCCAAAAATGATTGTGTTACACTGGACGGCTATACCAGATTTGGAAAGCTCTTTTCGTGCATTTAATCCTGTTAAATTACCCGGCGCAAGAGAAGATATTCAAGAGGGCGGGGCTTTAAATGTTTCAGCACATTTTCTTGTAGATAGGGATGGAATAATTTACCGCTTAATGCCTGAAACAACGATGGCAAGACACGTTATTGGATTAAACCATGCCGCGATTGGAGTAGAAAATGTTGGTGGTACTAAAACGACTCCGCTTACTAAAGCTCAACTTAAAGCTAATATTGATTTAGTGAAATATTTAAGTGAAAAATATAATATAGAATATTTGCTGGGGCATTACGAATATCCGCAGTTTGAAGGCCACGAATTATGGTTAGAAAAAGATAAGTCTTACCGAACCCAAAAGACCGATCCCGGAAAAGATTTTATGCAAAAAGTGCGGGAAAAAACTAAAAACCTTAATTTTAAACCGGTACCAAAAAATCAATAAAAAATGAATTTCAAAAATATAAGTTTCCTCTTCTTTTTATGCGGGTTTTTTACTGTTTCAGTTAGCTCAGCACAGGAAAAAGCACTTTATAAAGCGTTGTATAATTCCTATGAAGATTTTAAAGAAAATTCTATTGAAAAAC is a window of Salegentibacter salegens DNA encoding:
- a CDS encoding peptidoglycan recognition protein family protein; this encodes MRYVLIIFTIFLFSCKSADISEEIIDRPIIFNEERKQLSLDYLKARYDLEQSAPEIIPKMIVLHWTAIPDLESSFRAFNPVKLPGAREDIQEGGALNVSAHFLVDRDGIIYRLMPETTMARHVIGLNHAAIGVENVGGTKTTPLTKAQLKANIDLVKYLSEKYNIEYLLGHYEYPQFEGHELWLEKDKSYRTQKTDPGKDFMQKVREKTKNLNFKPVPKNQ